One genomic segment of Komagataella phaffii GS115 chromosome 4, complete sequence includes these proteins:
- a CDS encoding Protein disulfide isomerase, multifunctional protein resident in the endoplasmic reticulum lumen, giving the protein MQFNWNIKTVASILSALTLAQASDQEAIAPEDSHVVKLTEATFESFITSNPHVLAEFFAPWCGHCKKLGPELVSAAEILKDNEQVKIAQIDCTEEKELCQGYEIKGYPTLKVFHGEVEVPSDYQGQRQSQSIVSYMLKQSLPPVSEINATKDLDDTIAEAKEPVIVQVLPEDASNLESNTTFYGVADETHLVHWIDIESKPLFGDIDGSTFKSYAEANIPLAYYFYENEEQRAAAADIIKPFAKEQRGKINFVGLDAVKFGKHAKNLNMDEEKLPLFVIHDLVSNKKFGVPQDQELTNKDVTELIEKFIAGEAEPIVKSEPIPEIQEEKVFKLVGKAHDEVVFDESKDVLVKYYAPWCGHCKRMAPAYEELATLYANDEDASSKVVIAKLDHTLNDVDNVDIQGYPTLILYPAGDKSNPQLYDGSRDLESLAEFVKERGTHKVDALALRPVEEEKEAEEEAESEADAHDEL; this is encoded by the exons ATGCAATTCAACTGGAATATTAAAACTGTGGCAAGTATTTTGTCCGCTCTCACACTAGCACAAGCAAGTGATCAGGAGGCTATTGCTCCAGAGGACTCTCATGTCGTCAAATTGACTGAAGCCACTTTTGAGTCTTTCATCACCAGTAATCCTCACGTTTTGGCAGAGTTTTTTGCCCCTTGGTGTGGTCACTGTAAGAAGTTGGGCCCTGAACTTGTTTCTGCTGCCGAGATCTTAAAGGACAATGAGCAGGTTAAGATTGCTCAAATTGATTGTACGGAGGAGAAGGAATTATGTCAAGGCTACGAAATTAAAGGGTATCCTACTTTGAAGGTGTTCCATGGTGAGGTTGAGGTCCCAAGTGACTATCAAGGTCAAAGACAGAGCCAAAGCATTGTCAGCTATATGCTAAAGCAGAGTTTACCCCCTGTCAGTGAAATCAATGCAACCAAAGATTTAGACGACACAATCGCCGAGGCAAAAGAGCCCGTGATTGTGCAAGTACTACCGGAAGATGCATCCAACTTGGAATCTAACACCACATTTTACGGAGTTGCCG ATGAGACTCATTTGGTGCACTGGATTGATATTGAGTCCAAACCTCTATTTGGAGACATTGACGGATCCACCTTCAAATCATATGCTGAAGCTAACATCCCTTTAGCCTACTATTTCTATGAGAACGAAGAACAACGTGCTGCTGCTGCCGATATTATTAAACCTTTTGCTAAAGAGCAACGTGGCAAAATTAACTTTGTTGGCTTAGATGCCGTTAAATTCGGTAAGCATGCCAAGAACTTAAACATGGATGAAGAGAAACTCCCTCTATTTGTCATTCATGATTTGGTGAGCAACAAGAAGTTTGGAGTTCCTCAAGACCAAGAATTGACGAACAAAGATGTGACCGAGCTGATTGAGAAATTCATCGCAGGAGAGGCAGAACCAATTGTGAAATCAGAGCCAATTCcagaaattcaagaagagaaagtcTTCAAGCTAGTCGGAAAGGCCCACGATGAAGTTGTCTTCGATGAATCTAAAGATGTTCTAGTCAAGTACTACGCCCCTTGGTGTGGTCACTGTAAGAGAATGGCTCCTGCTTATGAGGAATTGGCTACTCTTTACGCCAATGATGAGGATGCCTCTTCAAAGGTTGTGATTGCAAAACTTGATCACACTTTGAACGATGTCGACAACGTTGATATTCAAGGTTATCCTACTTTGATCCTTTATCCAGCTGGTGATAAATCCAATCCTCAACTGTATGATGGATCTCGTGACCTAGAATCATTGGCTGAGTTTGTAAAGGAGAGAGGAACCCACAAAGTGGATGCCCTAGCACTCAGACCAGTcgaggaagaaaaggaagctgaagaagaagctgaaagTGAGGCAGACGCTCACGACGAGCTTTAA
- a CDS encoding Cytoplasmic glutaredoxin, thioltransferase, glutathione-dependent disulfide oxidoreductase, with the protein MMTLLQLLVLVYIIYKVFPILRRFFSTGTMVSEQVLSKTKALIKDHKVFVASKSYCPYCSQTKKLLESLNANAFVVELDTEPDGSDIQAALLELTGQRTVPNVFINGEHVGGNSDLQALNSEGKLKTLLKN; encoded by the coding sequence ATGATGACATTACTTCAATTGCTAGTTCTGGTATACATAATATATAAAGTGTTTCCGATACTCagaagatttttcagtaCTGGAACAATGGTGTCCGAACAGGTTTTAAGCAAGACTAAAgcattgatcaaagatCACAAGGTATTTGTTGCATCCAAGAGTTATTGCCCCTACTGCTCCCAGACTAAGAAGTTGTTGGAGTCTCTAAACGCCAATGCTTTTGTAGTGGAACTAGATACTGAACCAGATGGGTCTGATATTCAAGCCGCTCTTTTAGAGCTAACCGGCCAGAGAACTGTACCTAACGTGTTCATCAACGGAGAGCATGTTGGTGGAAACAGCGATTTGCAAGCACTGAACAGTGAAGGAAAGTTAAAAACTCTTCTCAAGAACTAA
- a CDS encoding Component of the septin ring of the mother-bud neck that is required for cytokinesis: protein MASQVVQPKNYVGFDTITTQIENRLLKRGFELNVMLVGQSGLGKSTLVNTLFATHLVDSNGRKSTFEPVERTVEIKSTSQILNENNVNLKLNVIDTPGFGDQINNDKCWEPILQYIKEQNSTYLRKELTAQRERYIPDTRVHCVLYFIQPNGKGLRNLDIQVLSKLTTVVNVIPVIAKADTLTTEERTKFKSILHTQFEKHDLNFFPYDNEDLSEEELTLNQDIRSLLPFAVIGSENEISTIDGQVIRGRRTRWGLINVEDVTQCEFVYLRDFLTRTHLHDLIETTSVVHYETYRSKQLIALKEKNGQRVSNATMQ, encoded by the coding sequence ATGGCAAGTCAAGTGGTTCAACCTAAGAATTATGTGGGGTTTGATACTATCACTAcccaaattgaaaacagaCTCCTTAAACGTGGATTTGAGCTCAATGTTATGCTTGTTGGTCAATCTGGGCTTGGGAAGTCAACTCTAGTCAATACTCTTTTTGCCACACATCTTGTGGACTCTAacggaagaaaaagtaCTTTTGAGCCTGTGGAAAGAACTGTAGAGATTAAAAGCACCTCCCAAATtctcaatgaaaacaacgTTAATCTGAAACTCAACGTGATTGACACACCTGGTTTTGGAGATCAGATCAACAATGACAAATGTTGGGAACCAATATTGCAGTATATCAAAGAGCAAAACTCTACCTACTTGCGAAAAGAGTTGACAGCACAGAGAGAAAGGTATATACCTGACACAAGGGTTCATTGTGTGCTTTACTTCATTCAACCTAACGGTAAGGGACTGAGAAACCTTGACAtacaagttctttccaAACTCACTACTGTTGTGAACGTTATTCCTGTTATTGCTAAGGCTGACACCTTGACTACCGAAGAGCGTACCAAGTTTAAAAGTATTTTGCACACTCAATTTGAGAAACACGACCTAAACTTTTTTCCGTACGACAATGAAGATTTgagtgaagaagaactgACTTTGAATCAAGATATCCGAAGTCTTTTACCGTTTGCAGTAATTGGCTCTGAAAATGAGATCTCCACAATTGATGGACAGGTCATCAGAGGTCGTAGAACCCGATGGGGTCTAATCAACGTGGAAGATGTAACGCAGTGCGAATTTGTGTACCTGCGGGACTTTCTAACACGTACCCACCTCCATGATTTAATAGAGACTACTTCGGTCGTTCATTACGAGACTTACCGGTCCAAGCAGTTAATCGCACTTAAAGAGAAGAATGGGCAACGTGTATCAAACGCTACCATGCAGTAG
- a CDS encoding Protein required for respiratory growth and stability of the mitochondrial genome, producing MKYSDQLIEEYKELWLTATSNELTREWCQGTLHLSKLYVYLTQDLKYFGDGFRLLGKTISLCRRRQSLVSLGKHVGMLSNSENTYFVDCINDLTEQLLRDGMYNAEELEEISGLTLPAVERYLLFMRSMVESSTITYAEMITVMFVMEQVYLDWSNNGLRSKPDNLHWWFNEWIDIHSGENFESWCQFLKDEVDRCIQELKDANRDDLVARVEEIFRETLELEVEFFKSCYDITDDE from the coding sequence ATGAAATACAGTGACCAATTAATAGAAGAGTACAAAGAATTATGGTTAACAGCGACATCTAATGAGCTTACTAGAGAATGGTGCCAGGGAACTCTCCACCTGAGCAAATTATACGTTTACTTGACACAAGACTTAAAGTATTTTGGGGATGGATTTCGACTTTTAGGCAAAACCATTTCGTTATGTCGCCGTAGGCAATCGCTTGTGTCATTAGGCAAACATGTGGGGATGCTCAGTAATAGTGAGAACACGTACTTCGTGGATTGTATTAACGATCTTACTGAACAGTTATTAAGAGATGGGATGTACAATGCTGAAGAATTAGAAGAAATCAGTGGTTTAACGTTACCTGCCGTGGAAAGGTACCTTTTATTCATGAGATCGATGGTAGAGTCTTCTACAATAACTTATGCAGAAATGATTACTGTGATGTTTGTAATGGAACAAGTCTATCTGGATTGGTCAAATAATGGACTGAGAAGTAAACCTGACAACTTGCATTGGTGGTTCAATGAATGGATTGATATACATAGTGGggagaactttgaaagctGGTGCCAGTTTTTAAAGGATGAGGTAGACCGCTGTATACAGGAGTTGAAGGATGCTAATAGAGATGATCTCGTGGCGAGGGTTGAGGAGATTTTTAGAGAAACATTAGAACTTGAAGTCGAATTCTTTAAAAGTTGTTACGATATCACGGACGATGAATGA
- a CDS encoding Polyamine transport protein, recognizes spermine, putrescine, and spermidine yields MSAQRTLESQSITSGDYVSAEESIRTASVTDFEDALEGSHSNLPDDDGTETLQGDKTVNGDTGSNTDHEPSNDSETTTKEIESGERTVEDTPLQPTRSNDEELDYDGSEEKGFFGNVNDFSQIASRTRTNLRLTRTETQGFHDELSRVITSASRKKVSEEDEDAVDPATLDWDSPDDPDNPTNWSSRKKWFSTMTVAFLCLVVSLGSSLYVCGVPELMMEMGISQELGFAGLSLYLLGLSVGPIIAAPLSELIGRRPIYIVTLPLSMLFTMGVGLSPNIWTILVLRFFSGASASPCLAVASGSIVDVFLPHEVGLAMALFCLAPFMGPVLGPIIGGFVAENKGWKWTLWVNLMFAGALLPFVLMLPETYAPVLLKKRAKARKIKLQKPQVGLLRFLMIMLSITLVKPLQMLVVEPIVIVFSIYISFVFAILFGFFEAYPVIFRGVYRMSLGISGLTFIGIGVGLFLGTGFYLVLNALCFYKKHDDGFVGMKDKDGNQLPPTPESRLLSGKFGALALPISLFWLAWTSRESIHWIVPVLAGVPFGFSLILIFFTVVTYFSMSYPPLSLASALAANNLARYTIAAAFPLFTVQMYDKLGIDWATSLFAFVAIGLVPVPWIFEYYGESLRKRSKFGFDAEQKEDSSLA; encoded by the coding sequence ATGTCAGCTCAAAGAACGTTAGAGTCGCAATCGATCACCTCCGGTGATTATGTGTCTGCCGAAGAGTCTATAAGGACTGCTTCGGTAACAGATTTTGAGGATGCCTTGGAAGGCAGTCATTCCAACCTCCcagatgatgatggtaCGGAAACTTTACAAGGAGACAAAACTGTCAATGGTGACACTGGATCTAATACTGATCACGAACCTTCCAATGACTCTGAAACAACTACAAAAGAGATCGAGTCAGGTGAGCGCACAGTAGAGGATACTCCCCTGCAACCCACTAGAAGTAACGACGAAGAACTAGATTATGATGGTTCGGAGGAGAAAGGGTTTTTCGGCAACGTTAACGACTTTAGTCAAATCGCTTCCAGAACAAGAACCAATCTGCGATTGACGAGAACCGAAACTCAAGGGTTTCACGACGAATTGTCCAGGGTCATCACTTCTGCAAGCCGGAAGAAGGTGTCAGAggaggatgaagatgcCGTGGATCCAGCTACTCTTGACTGGGACTCTCCTGATGATCCAGATAATCCTACAAATTGGAGTTCACGTAAGAAATGGTTTTCCACAATGACAGTCGCATTCCTGTGTTTGGTGGTCAGTCTGGGTTCGTCGCTATACGTCTGCGGTGTCCCAGAATTAATGATGGAGATGGGAATCTCACAAGAATTGGGATTTGCTGGTTTGTCATTATATCTGCTAGGTTTGTCGGTTGGTCCCATAATAGCGGCTCCTCTGTCCGAATTAATCGGAAGAAGGCCGATTTATATCGTTACCCTTCCCTTATCTATGCTGTTTACAATGGGTGTTGGATTGTCTCCTAACATCTGGACTATCTTGGTGTTGAGATTTTTTTCCGGAGCGTCTGCTTCGCCATGTCTTGCCGTGGCATCAGGCTCTATTGTCGACGTGTTCCTCCCTCACGAGGTTGGATTGGCCATGGCACTATTTTGTTTGGCCCCATTTATGGGCCCTGTGTTAGGACCAATCATAGGAGGATTTGTTGCTGAAAACAAGGGCTGGAAATGGACTTTATGGGTCAATTTAATGTTTGCAGGAGCTTTGTTACCTTTCGTCTTGATGTTGCCAGAAACATATGCACCAGTTTTACTAAAGAAAAGGGCCAAGGCcagaaaaatcaaactgCAAAAACCACAAGTTGGCTTACTAAGATTTTTGATGATCATGCTCAGTATTACTCTCGTCAAGCCTTTGCAAATGTTAGTTGTTGAACCTATTGTCATCGTTTTTTCCATCTACATTTCTTTCGTCTTCGCTATTTTGtttggtttctttgagGCTTATCCCGTTATTTTCAGAGGAGTCTATCGTATGTCACTAGGAATTTCAGGACTGACGTTCATTGGTATCGGTGTGGGCTTGTTTTTGGGAACCGGCTTCTACCTAGTACTGAATGCTCTCTGTTTCTACAAGAAACACGATGATGGCTTTGTTGGTATGAAAGATAAAGACGGAAACCAACTACCTCCAACTCCTGAAAGCAGATTATTATCCGGTAAATTTGGAGCTTTAGCCTTACCGATATCTCTTTTTTGGCTTGCATGGACATCTCGAGAGTCAATTCATTGGATTGTTCCGGTCCTGGCAGGTGTGCCATTTGGATTTTCcctgattttgattttcttcacGGTTGTTACTTACTTCAGCATGTCATACCCACCACTTTCCCTTGCAAGTGCTTTAGCAGCTAACAACTTGGCTAGATATACTATTGCAGCAGCTTTTCCACTGTTTACGGTGCAAATGTATGATAAACTTGGGATCGACTGGGCTACATCTCTCTTCGCCTTTGTTGCTATAGGCCTAGTGCCGGTTCCATGGATTTTTGAATACTACGGTGAATCTCTTAggaaaagatcaaagttCGGATTCGACGCTGAGCAAAAAGAGGATTCAAGCCTGGCTTAA
- a CDS encoding Protein that interacts with silencing proteins at the telomere, producing the protein MDPRRKSTHEELLAASEAVHNEMNSVAALKRLSIGNSLTYDPDLPYTERNEFPGEKSGYEDNTENFNASISSSELGVIKYGETVIDTNELLWVPAQYHPNISPEKFRKHIQSSVDQMTEKLNQISEIKAGVENPQSTNLNTFMDSRGVSKDSNLNTSKGLNRSPSSRRRSRSISSLSENQDQPTIVQLTQELQKLSEIAGLNSTDAASLARSLSSSSLGFTSIEKNAYGFTDADETTGGEPSFAMQGGSQLKRSRWTTYRKNGSSMRKGRFSTAQSFKKNNSLKSKTNDMNPLEGTSSREVTPSNQHLLSAKQEELELFSKREKVPNLSVGRTTSSELPQHQQSNASYAHLQRQTHQGPSITTQELDQVDSKAEKLELKDSPALPAKTTSSKPTSADKKNKKSSWTSFKDKLSLSNESLSDDNDKKADPSIHAKHTRNRHGSVVTAPLTRQLDSSVEEYAYEPDNKENELQEKGTISKFFGLKSKSKSQLGHSFKTGKVKHKKNEHANSSVIGSDSDASIDLEDKITEKFSKVILHKKDRRNQHRPSSTDQDPREDSFYKPSPSGKIPQSQQFVERSQEENERFLSQQASENIKATIKANDQVTRPNGPMQYTDSAFGFPLPPPSKSTLVMLDYRFPIHIERAIYRLSHLKLADPRRPLRQQVLLSNFMYAYLNLVNHTLYLQQVDEGNTTITGKIEL; encoded by the coding sequence ATGGATCCAAGGAGAAAGTCTACACATGAGGAGTTGCTAGCCGCCTCAGAGGCTGTCCACAATGAAATGAATTCTGTAGCGGCACTAAAACGTTTGTCAATAGGAAACTCACTAACTTATGATCCTGACCTTCCATATACAGAAAGGAATGAATTTCCGGGAGAAAAATCGGGTTATGAAGATAATACAGAGAACTTCAACGCGTCAATCTCCAGCTCTGAGTTAGGAGTGATTAAGTATGGAGAGACAGTCATCGATACCAACGAACTTTTGTGGGTGCCAGCGCAGTACCACCCGAACATTTCACCTGAGAAATTCAGGAAACATATTCAGAGCTCTGTTGACCAGATGACggaaaaattgaatcagATATCTGAGATCAAAGCTGGAGTTGAAAACCCACAATCCACCAATCTGAACACTTTCATGGATAGCCGTGGAGTATCCAAGGATTCAAACCTTAATACAAGTAAAGGTTTGAACAGGTCACCTTCTTCCAGGAGGCGATCTCGATCAATATCCAGCTTATCTGAGAATCAAGACCAACCCACAATCGTGCAACTCACTCAAGAGTTGCAGAAGCTTTCGGAAATTGCAGGCTTGAATTCTACAGATGCCGCATCTTTAGCTCGTAGTCTGAGCTCCTCGAGTCTGGGCTTTACATCTATAGAGAAAAATGCATATGGGTTCACGGATGCAGATGAGACCACAGGTGGTGAACCTTCATTTGCTATGCAAGGTGGGTCTCAGTTGAAACGAAGCAGGTGGACAACATATAGAAAGAATGGATCTTCAATGAGAAAGGGAAGGTTTTCCACAGCTCAATCGttcaagaaaaataatTCACTAAAATCGAAAACTAATGACATGAATCCACTAGAGGGTACTTCATCTAGAGAAGTCACACCTAGTAACCAGCATCTACTATCAGCAAAGCAGGAAGAGTTAGAATTATTCTCTAAACGTGAAAAGGTGCCGAATTTATCAGTTGGAAGAACAACGAGCAGTGAACTTCCACAACATCAGCAATCGAATGCATCCTATGCACATCTTCAACGACAAACACACCAAGGTCCAAGTATAACAACCCAAGAATTGGATCAAGTTGACTCTAAAGCAGAGAAACTAGAGCTAAAAGACTCTCCAGCCCTGCCGGCAAAAACTACATCATCAAAACCTACTTCGGCTgataaaaagaacaaaaagtCGAGCTGGACAtcattcaaagataaaCTGTCGTTAAGTAATGAATCACTTTCCGATGATAATGATAAGAAGGCAGACCCATCTATTCACGCTAAGCATACCAGAAATAGACACGGAAGCGTCGTAACTGCCCCGCTAACACGGCAATTAGACAGTTCAGTTGAAGAGTATGCATATGAGCCAGACAATAAAGAGAATGAGTTACAAGAAAAGggaacaatttcaaagttttttggACTCAAATCTAAATCGAAATCACAGTTAGGTCATAGCTTCAAGACCGGAAAAGTGAAGCACAAAAAGAATGAGCATGCTAACTCATCAGTTATTGGATCAGATAGTGACGCAAGTATAGATTTGGAGGACAAAATCACGgaaaaattttccaaagttatTCTACACAAGAAGGATAGGAGAAACCAGCATAGGCCAAGCAGCACGGATCAAGATCCTAGAGAAGACTCTTTTTATAAGCCATCACCTTCCGGCAAAATACCCCAAAGTCAACAGTTTGTAGAAAGAtcacaagaagaaaacgaACGATTCTTGTCACAACAAGCCAGTGAAAACATTAAGGCGACAATCAAAGCGAATGATCAAGTTACAAGACCAAATGGGCCCATGCAATATACAGATTCAGCGTTTGGATTCCCGCTACCACCTCCCTCTAAATCAACACTGGTAATGTTGGACTACAGATTTCCTATTCATATCGAACGTGCAATTTACAGGTTGTCTCATCTCAAGTTGGCGGACCCAAGAAGGCCTTTGCGGCAGCAGGTTCTGTTGAGTAACTTCATGTATGCATACCTAAATCTGGTAAATCACACCTTATACCTACAGCAAGTGGATGAGGGTAACACAACAATAACTGGTAAGATTGAATTATAG
- a CDS encoding mitochondrial 54S ribosomal protein YmL32, which yields MSLSLNLNQIAVRVVGILPRIPEIHIAIPNIFQRRTEASTETHDPRILELIENLQDAEVPPFFIDNGILKAAPKKKVSHMKRRQKLYGPGKKQLSLLQNLNRCPACGNYKRSHTLCMHCVGQIRRHWNDSVPQQEAFREEFVNPLDEKILYPGKKELPDERTLRKKEWLKRRPRTLPVE from the coding sequence ATGTCCTTGTCTTTGAACCTAAATCAGATAGCCGTGCGGGTTGTGGGCATATTGCCTCGTATTCCGGAGATTCACATTGCCATTCCTAATATTTTTCAGCGACGCACCGAAGCTTCTACAGAGACTCACGATCCTCGCATACTAGAGCTGATAGAAAATCTACAGGATGCCGAGGTTCCTCCATTCTTCATTGATAACGGTATACTTAAAGCAGCaccaaaaaagaaggtTTCTCATATGAAAAGACGCCAGAAATTATATGGTCCAGGAAAAAAACAACTCTCTTTACTACAAAATTTGAACAGGTGTCCTGCCTGCGGAAACTACAAACGATCACACACCCTCTGCATGCATTGCGTAGGACAAATCAGGAGACATTGGAACGACTCTGTTCCTCAACAGGAGGCATTTCGTGAAGAGTTTGTTAATCCTTTGGATGAGAAGATTCTTTATCcaggaaagaaagaactgCCCGATGAACGAACTTTACGTAAGAAGGAGTGGCTGAAGAGAAGACCCCGAACACTCCCTGTTGAATAG
- a CDS encoding Monomeric glyoxalase I — MPAIVDPSFQTNHVCLHVSDIQKSIKFYTEYFGLSLLAQESVPQLKKQIYLLGYNSPSNANYGKHWADRSGVLELCVDQTLPKDYKFANGNSPEAQGFGHICVAVDNLETACEQLEKNGVAFKKRPSEGRQKDIAFALDPDNYWIELIEHQIGKKDGVSNKSNWVLNHGMYRIRDPKVSLKFYKEVLGMKLYSTREFPEAKFTLYFLGYEHDDQYVENQEKPRPQAERESIIELTHNWGTESDSSFKGYHTNTTEPFGYGHTGIKTKDVAKLAKELENDVEWVFKLGEISDKLAFFKDPDGYLLEILQNDSFLKDQGNKL, encoded by the coding sequence ATGCCCGCCATTGTTGATCCTTCGTTTCAAACGAACCATGTTTGCCTGCATGTGAGTGATATTCAAAAGTCTATCAAGTTCTACACCGAATATTTTGGGTTGTCTTTGTTGGCCCAGGAATCGGTGCCCCAACTCAAGAAGCAAATATACTTACTAGGTTACAATTCGCCTTCAAATGCCAATTATGGAAAGCACTGGGCTGACAGGAGCGGTGTGCTTGAGCTATGTGttgatcaaactcttccaaAGGACTACAAGTTTGCGAATGGAAATTCACCTGAAGCTCAAGGTTTCGGACACATTTGTGTAGCTGTGGATAATCTTGAGACCGCTTGCGAGcagttggagaagaatGGCGTtgctttcaagaaaagaccTAGCGAAGGCCGTCAAAAGGATATTGCGTTCGCTTTGGATCCTGACAACTACTGGATTGAACTAATTGAACATCAAATTGGCAAAAAAGACGGTGTCTCTAATAAGAGCAATTGGGTTCTGAACCATGGTATGTACAGAATCCGGGATCCTAAGGTATCACTAAAATTTTACAAAGAAGTTTTAGGTATGAAACTTTATTCTACTAGAGAATTTCCGGAAGCTAAGTTCACCCTCTATTTTCTGGGCTACGAGCATGACGATCAATACGTGGAAAACCAGGAAAAACCTCGTCCACAAGCTGAGAGGGAATCTATTATTGAGTTGACCCATAACTGGGGTACAGAAAGTGACTCCAGCTTCAAAGGTTACCATACCAACACCACTGAGCCTTTTGGATATGGCCATACAGGCATTAAAACAAAGGATGTCGCCAAACTTGCCAAAGAGCTTGAGAATGATGTAGAATGGGTCTTTAAATTGGGAGAGATTAGCGACAAGCTTGCCTTCTTCAAGGACCCTGATGGGTATCTTCTAGAAATTCTCCAGAATGATAGTTTTCTTAAAGACCAAGGAAACAAATTATAA
- a CDS encoding Putative protein-methionine-R-oxide reductase yields the protein MTNWKAILTPAQYQVLRLGGTERPYTGQYVNFKKNGTYLCSGCQTPLYKSGTKFDSSCGWPAFYEALPGAVKRIEDNSLGMRRIEIRCSKCDGHLGHVFEGEGFDTPTDSRHCVNSISLKFQGEEEN from the coding sequence ATGACTAACTGGAAAGCGATATTGACTCCCGCTCAATACCAAGTCCTCCGTTTGGGCGGAACAGAAAGACCGTATACCGGACAGTATGtgaacttcaagaaaaatggaacCTACTTGTGTAGTGGGTGTCAAACTCCGCTTTACAAAAGTGGCACAAAATTTGATTCATCTTGTGGTTGGCCTGCATTCTATGAAGCATTACCTGGAGCAGTTAAACGAATAGAAGACAATTCGCTTGGAATGCGAAGAATAGAAATCAGATGCTCCAAATGTGATGGACATCTTGGCCATGTTTTTGAGGGTGAGGGATTTGACACTCCAACAGATTCCAGACATTGTGTCAACAGCATCAGCCTAAAATTTCaaggtgaagaagagaacTAA